Within Cellulophaga sp. L1A9, the genomic segment TCTTCAAAATGAAATAAAGTGATGTATGCATTTTCAGGAAGAATGTAGTTCTTATTTTCCTCATACATTTCAAAATAAATCGTCGCTAAGAGTATTTCTTTGCTTTTAAAATGGTATTGTAAATTACCCGCACTCATGGAAAGGCTATCCGCTATTTGTTTCATAGAAACATTAGACATCCCATGAATGTTAAACAATTTTATAGCCTCTTTTTTTATTTCTTCTTTCATATTGCAACTTATAAAAAAAATACAAGCTTACTAATATAAGAATTTTTTTAGTAACTAGTTACTAAAAAGCAAAAAGGGAGCATTTAAAATGCTCCCTTTTTGTATTGTATATGTACTATTTAATTATTTACTCAATCATCCCTACAACTTCATAAGCTCTAGTTCCATCATATTGTATCTTTTCATACAACACATCATTATATTCATAAAGAATACTTCCATCTATTTCTACCCTTTCTGCCCCGTCAGGTAATTCATAAACTATTGTTCCTACTTCTGGAGCCACTACTTCATATTCATTTTGAATTTGAATATAGAAAACACCATCATAATTATAGTAATTTCTAGTTCCGAATTTCACACGACGAAAGCCTGTAGGCAAATTAGTCACGCGCACTCCTGCTCTTGGAGCTACAGCGATATAGCGTCCATTATAATTTCTATA encodes:
- a CDS encoding DUF6515 family protein, with protein sequence MKNNSRTFALIGMALIAFSFSGNAQTRSTKSKSKTVVAKTSTRSRVVPRKTVVYKTPKKKVTTYRSVPTNAKVIKHNNQNYYYTNNKYYRNYNGRYIAVAPRAGVRVTNLPTGFRRVKFGTRNYYNYDGVFYIQIQNEYEVVAPEVGTIVYELPDGAERVEIDGSILYEYNDVLYEKIQYDGTRAYEVVGMIE